The Candidatus Nitrosymbiomonas proteolyticus genome has a segment encoding these proteins:
- a CDS encoding DNA-3-methyladenine glycosylase, translating into MLSGDPFDAVIPLLSCDLALGECRVRIVEIELYRGASDPGSHAYRGQTPRNATMFGPPGRAYVYFTYGNHWMLNISAAPEGVPSAFLLRAAQPLEGIESMQAQRSKAKSPADLLSGPGKLTQALAIDRGFDGADLLDLSSTLRILPGSACSEVLYGTRIGIAKGKGDLHPWRFVRADLSEWRSSRSVVLTPLRDWRDPRSHLGEMG; encoded by the coding sequence GTGCTTTCAGGCGACCCCTTCGACGCCGTGATCCCCCTTCTCAGTTGCGATCTCGCGCTGGGCGAGTGCCGCGTCCGGATCGTCGAAATCGAGTTGTATCGGGGCGCGAGCGACCCAGGCAGCCACGCCTACCGAGGCCAGACCCCTCGCAACGCCACAATGTTCGGTCCTCCCGGCAGGGCTTATGTGTACTTCACCTACGGCAACCACTGGATGCTGAACATCTCGGCCGCGCCAGAGGGCGTGCCGTCGGCCTTTCTCCTCCGAGCCGCGCAGCCCCTCGAAGGGATCGAGTCGATGCAAGCCCAGCGATCCAAGGCGAAGTCCCCCGCCGATCTGCTTTCGGGACCAGGCAAGCTCACTCAAGCCCTCGCCATCGACCGGGGATTCGACGGCGCGGACCTGCTCGATTTGTCATCGACCCTCAGAATCTTGCCCGGATCAGCCTGTTCAGAAGTCCTCTACGGCACGAGGATCGGCATTGCGAAAGGGAAGGGGGACCTTCACCCCTGGAGGTTCGTTCGGGCGGACCTCTCGGAGTGGCGATCGAGCCGCTCCGTCGTCCTCACACCGCTCCGGGATTGGCGCGATCCCCGTTCGCACCTTGGAGAAATGGGGTAG
- a CDS encoding DNA polymerase IV, whose amino-acid sequence MHYILHLSALHFYSFVFTEIHSALRGAPFVVEEAKRVLDASPEALARGVRLGMRIAEARTLVKDCAIVERSEEALRPYKEAWLDVCAEFADVIEPESDDRAYLDLSAQPDPYLTARELRLALHDRTSMAFRGGMSSAKWLSRVVCEVAGHRFGSAEWVEECKTATLAPRDFVASLPLSLLTPLAPSTRERLRFLGYRTAGQVADLPQEVLREQFGEEAPLIRLCALGKGSAPVRALYPPRSVFARVSFDSPVEAEGGLLDAVRDLAEELGRKLTDSEQQGQRLNLRIEVESGAPEVRKRSFAKPLRDARSVECALQAILRERPQAPIVAMSARLPALQPARRTQSDFRYLSIPSERREVEPALHTIREQYGAKSVVHASDLSFPRRVKLLKLWRDATGWN is encoded by the coding sequence ATGCACTATATATTGCACCTTAGCGCACTTCATTTCTACTCGTTTGTGTTCACCGAGATTCACTCGGCCTTGCGCGGAGCGCCCTTCGTCGTCGAGGAGGCAAAAAGGGTGCTCGACGCCTCCCCCGAGGCTCTCGCTCGCGGGGTGCGGCTTGGAATGAGGATAGCCGAAGCGCGCACCCTGGTGAAGGACTGCGCGATCGTCGAACGTTCCGAAGAGGCCTTGCGCCCCTATAAGGAGGCTTGGCTCGACGTTTGCGCCGAGTTCGCCGATGTCATCGAGCCCGAATCGGATGACCGGGCGTATCTCGATCTGTCGGCTCAGCCCGACCCCTATCTGACGGCTCGGGAACTGCGGCTTGCGCTGCACGACCGGACTTCGATGGCGTTTCGCGGGGGAATGAGTTCGGCGAAGTGGCTGTCGCGGGTGGTGTGCGAGGTCGCGGGCCACCGTTTTGGCTCCGCGGAGTGGGTCGAAGAGTGCAAGACCGCCACGCTTGCGCCGAGGGATTTCGTGGCCTCTCTTCCCTTGAGCCTGCTCACTCCTCTGGCGCCCTCCACGCGAGAACGGCTTCGGTTCCTCGGCTATCGGACGGCGGGACAGGTTGCCGATCTCCCCCAGGAGGTGCTTCGGGAGCAATTCGGCGAGGAAGCCCCTCTCATCCGACTCTGCGCGCTTGGCAAGGGGAGCGCGCCCGTTCGCGCCCTTTATCCTCCTCGTTCCGTGTTCGCCAGGGTCTCGTTCGATTCTCCCGTCGAAGCGGAAGGGGGACTGCTAGACGCGGTCCGCGATCTCGCCGAGGAGTTGGGGCGAAAGCTCACAGACTCCGAGCAGCAGGGTCAACGACTGAACCTTCGCATCGAGGTTGAATCAGGCGCGCCTGAGGTTCGCAAACGGAGTTTCGCTAAGCCGCTTCGAGACGCCAGGTCGGTGGAATGCGCCTTGCAGGCGATTCTCAGGGAGCGCCCTCAAGCTCCCATCGTCGCGATGTCCGCGCGCCTTCCCGCACTACAGCCCGCCCGGCGAACTCAGTCGGACTTTCGATACCTTTCTATCCCCTCGGAAAGGAGGGAGGTCGAACCGGCTCTTCATACGATTCGAGAGCAATACGGCGCGAAGTCGGTCGTTCATGCCTCCGACCTCTCGTTCCCACGACGAGTCAAACTCCTGAAGCTCTGGAGAGACGCCACTGGATGGAATTGA
- a CDS encoding Hsp20/alpha crystallin family protein: MNNSLIRIDPFERLAEVSDWFDRMFGPLPTPRTGRAGMSALPIDVFETEGKLVIKAAVPGIAPEDLNVSIEDRVLTIRGETKTEELAESARVYRREYSYGAFSRSLVLPEGVDVSQVDAEFDKGFVYVSMPLAQEPEPKTRKIVVRNKS; encoded by the coding sequence ATGAACAACTCACTCATTCGAATCGACCCCTTTGAAAGGCTGGCCGAAGTTTCGGACTGGTTCGACAGGATGTTCGGCCCTTTGCCGACCCCTCGAACTGGGCGCGCCGGAATGTCGGCTTTGCCGATCGATGTGTTTGAGACCGAGGGCAAGCTGGTCATCAAGGCCGCCGTCCCGGGCATCGCTCCCGAGGACCTCAACGTCTCGATCGAAGACCGCGTTCTTACGATTCGCGGGGAGACCAAGACTGAGGAGCTCGCCGAAAGCGCGCGGGTTTACCGGCGAGAGTATTCCTACGGCGCGTTCTCAAGATCGCTCGTCTTGCCCGAGGGCGTCGACGTGTCTCAGGTCGACGCCGAGTTCGATAAGGGCTTCGTATACGTGTCTATGCCCTTGGCTCAAGAGCCGGAGCCGAAGACCCGAAAGATCGTCGTACGGAACAAGTCCTAA
- a CDS encoding FAD-dependent oxidoreductase has translation MRELACEILVVGGGVGGCAAALAAADAGRSVIMAEPTAWIGGQFTSQAVPPDEHPHIESFGCTRSYRSFRERVRAHYRAEFSLSARAMRDPHLNPGAGWVSRLCFAPHVGVRVLEEMLAGPMADGRLTLLRRYEAVRAEADRDLVRSVEFRSLDSGERLVIAAKFVLDATETGDLLPWVGAEYRVGAESQSETGEPHALPGPSRPECVQGITWCFAMGFQEGADNTIERPRSYERWRAYRPDVWPGHLLSWTTQDVQTLQPRRWTLWGKDSPEGLGLFEYRRIVGRETLADPGAEEVSIVNWPQNDYFVGRVIDEPPEVVAQRLEDARELSLSLLYWLQTEAERPDGGMGYPELRLRPDITGTEDGLALAPYHRESRRIVAQWTVSENYVASACNPGRTHAEPIPDSVGIGSYRIDLHPRTGGLGTIDIPSVLFQIPLRSLTPVRLRNLLPAAKNLGVTHIANGCYRLHPIEWNVGEAAGTLAAFCLSSGCEPKDVSNSETLLRSLQNQLRARGVELEWPPEATPPGWPY, from the coding sequence ATGAGGGAACTCGCGTGCGAGATTTTGGTCGTAGGCGGAGGGGTGGGCGGATGCGCGGCGGCGCTCGCCGCGGCCGACGCGGGCCGGTCCGTCATCATGGCCGAACCGACCGCCTGGATCGGGGGCCAATTCACTTCGCAAGCCGTGCCGCCCGACGAGCATCCTCACATCGAGAGCTTCGGCTGCACGAGATCGTATCGATCGTTTAGGGAGCGGGTTCGGGCACACTATCGCGCCGAGTTCTCGCTCTCGGCGCGGGCGATGCGCGACCCCCACTTGAACCCAGGGGCCGGGTGGGTCAGCCGACTGTGCTTTGCGCCGCACGTGGGCGTTCGCGTACTGGAAGAGATGCTCGCCGGACCCATGGCCGACGGTCGACTGACGTTGCTCAGGCGGTATGAGGCCGTTCGAGCGGAAGCCGACCGGGACTTGGTCCGAAGTGTCGAGTTCCGCTCGCTGGACTCCGGGGAACGCCTCGTCATCGCCGCGAAGTTCGTTCTGGACGCGACCGAGACCGGGGACCTTCTGCCTTGGGTCGGGGCTGAGTACCGCGTCGGCGCTGAGTCGCAATCGGAAACCGGGGAGCCCCACGCCTTACCCGGCCCTTCCCGCCCGGAGTGCGTACAAGGCATCACGTGGTGCTTCGCAATGGGCTTCCAAGAAGGCGCGGACAACACGATCGAGCGGCCCCGAAGTTACGAACGGTGGAGAGCCTACCGGCCTGATGTCTGGCCGGGGCATCTTCTCAGCTGGACGACGCAGGATGTTCAAACCCTTCAGCCCCGCCGGTGGACCCTTTGGGGGAAAGACTCCCCCGAGGGACTGGGTTTGTTCGAATACAGGCGGATCGTGGGCCGCGAGACCCTCGCCGACCCAGGCGCAGAGGAGGTGTCGATCGTCAACTGGCCGCAAAACGACTACTTCGTCGGACGGGTGATCGACGAGCCTCCCGAAGTCGTCGCTCAGCGGCTCGAGGATGCCCGCGAGTTGTCACTGAGCCTCCTCTATTGGCTGCAGACGGAGGCCGAGCGACCCGACGGCGGAATGGGTTATCCCGAACTCCGGTTGCGCCCGGACATTACGGGAACGGAGGATGGTTTGGCTCTGGCTCCGTACCACCGCGAGTCCCGACGCATCGTCGCTCAGTGGACCGTCTCGGAGAATTACGTGGCTTCAGCCTGCAACCCAGGCAGAACCCACGCCGAGCCGATCCCGGACTCGGTGGGAATCGGGAGCTATCGCATCGACCTGCACCCGCGCACCGGTGGGCTGGGGACGATCGATATCCCTTCGGTCCTGTTTCAGATCCCCTTGCGCTCGCTGACGCCAGTGCGGCTCCGCAACCTCTTGCCGGCGGCGAAGAATTTGGGCGTCACCCACATCGCCAACGGCTGTTACCGATTGCACCCGATCGAATGGAACGTGGGGGAAGCAGCGGGGACTCTCGCGGCATTCTGTCTCTCCTCCGGGTGCGAGCCAAAGGACGTTTCGAACTCCGAGACGCTCCTCCGATCGCTGCAAAACCAATTGCGCGCGCGGGGAGTGGAGTTGGAATGGCCTCCCGAGGCGACCCCTCCTGGCTGGCCTTATTGA
- a CDS encoding DNA polymerase III subunit alpha, producing MADADNAQVQRRVLARWREAGEWWMGAPAREVVRFLDPRGIRREAIRELDSPVSTNPGNAPAYEEDHRNEWNLRVRKVRDEKVSRALGLVKEPDWSSDENYFRSWSGENPAESRRSSSPLREAGAQKRRVADYAPLHLYSGYAFGRSTMLAEEIPSLLAAGGMRAAALADPFSLVGAVEFAKRCKALGVQPLVGASVEMPCGGKYVLLARSKEGYGSLSQLLTECHLNEPRQYPLCTYDRLARHARGLVCLTGGDGGPVDRLVIQKRYDDARRELARLIDLYGRDNVFVEIERSFLPWQRTCNEDLLHLAESMQVVPVAGGVVTHARPEHFPAQDVLVCSQTLCTVEELIGRKLLRHPSQPFAPPWPERSLNAERYLRSSAEMSELFADRVDLLENTLRVVERCDSEVLPSRTRLPSRFPDPPQALREVAYAGAALRRKRLTSGFQRRLDHELDRICQLNFADHFLTIWDACRWASDHNILFSGRGSVVDSVTAFVLGLSRIDAYEHNLHFDRFLPEDGSKRPDIDIDFEASQRDAVRAYLTRTYGADRVAGISAIGAYCTRGIVRDVGKALGLPQEMIGFLAKRIHGGISPHHLEAALEKRPELAGSAIPKERFRWVLDLAERLMDVPRNIRAHSSGLVISSSPLAETVPVMESASPFVRERIPSFEREGAGLPDEFPLPTPSKLFEGEEAGFRIIQWDKRSAKYFFDKFDILCLRGQDVLSGTQERIRVSDSEFNVESIALDDSETYRAMRSGELIGIPQSASPAMRQAHVRLRTDNLHDASLVQAGIRPGVGGAVKINELIARRRGKPYTFSHPEFERILGLTYGIIVFQEQVDQLLQTFCGFTSGEAEEMRESIHKRRREDYGAQIKEQILKRIQEQGFSEGVAEQVYEYVAGFKGYGFAQGHALAFAEISIRSIYCQQNYPAEYFAALLTAQPAGYYGPHTLVNEARARGVAILSPCVQRSCETFSVEDFRSRTDPQLLVPRSAIRVGLMQIKGLSKDTCRRILDAKPWGDDLATSPAEAVRNAANFSSGEPQLGAGELACSASDPAPQTVARRVSGGQAASSFFEFVARTRPERDELEALLLCGALDALHPNRRAMLWAIPRALDFAHARKEHGGLDLGVPEPEIPDGIADFNAAEKALHERALLDLDVESHLLSFERERIRERGGLTAADARRLPQGVKAFVVGNPIRLRFPPTPSGKCVVFFDLEDETGLLNVTCFDAVYRKYGHAIVCSPYVTVVGRAQDRDGHTAFLAERVFAYAPRLVELASNAASLPHKTADFLVG from the coding sequence ATGGCGGACGCGGACAATGCCCAGGTTCAGCGCCGAGTCCTTGCCCGATGGCGAGAGGCCGGAGAATGGTGGATGGGCGCGCCCGCGCGTGAGGTCGTGCGCTTTTTGGACCCGCGAGGGATTCGCCGTGAGGCGATCCGGGAGCTCGACTCGCCCGTGTCGACGAACCCCGGCAACGCCCCCGCCTACGAGGAGGATCACCGCAACGAATGGAACCTCCGGGTACGAAAAGTTCGCGACGAGAAGGTAAGTCGCGCGCTCGGGTTGGTGAAGGAGCCCGATTGGTCCAGCGATGAGAATTACTTCCGCTCCTGGTCGGGCGAGAACCCTGCGGAAAGCCGTCGTTCCTCATCCCCGCTACGCGAAGCCGGTGCCCAGAAACGACGCGTGGCCGACTATGCGCCCCTGCACCTATACTCCGGGTACGCGTTCGGGCGGAGCACGATGCTCGCTGAGGAGATTCCCAGCTTGCTCGCAGCTGGGGGAATGCGCGCCGCAGCTCTGGCGGACCCCTTTTCGCTGGTCGGCGCGGTGGAGTTTGCGAAGAGGTGTAAAGCGTTAGGAGTCCAACCCCTCGTCGGGGCGAGCGTCGAGATGCCCTGTGGAGGGAAGTACGTCCTCCTCGCTCGCAGCAAGGAAGGGTACGGCAGCCTCTCCCAGCTCCTCACCGAATGCCATTTGAATGAGCCTCGCCAGTACCCCCTTTGTACCTATGATCGGCTCGCCCGACACGCGCGGGGGCTGGTCTGCCTGACCGGAGGGGATGGGGGGCCGGTCGACCGGTTGGTGATCCAAAAGCGCTACGACGACGCGCGAAGGGAGCTTGCGAGGCTGATCGACCTCTACGGGCGGGACAACGTGTTCGTCGAGATCGAGCGCAGCTTCCTCCCTTGGCAAAGAACCTGCAACGAAGACCTCCTGCACCTGGCGGAGTCGATGCAGGTCGTGCCGGTAGCTGGAGGAGTCGTCACCCATGCGCGGCCGGAGCACTTTCCCGCTCAAGACGTGCTCGTTTGTTCCCAAACCCTCTGCACGGTCGAGGAATTGATCGGACGAAAGCTCCTCCGCCACCCCAGCCAGCCCTTCGCGCCGCCCTGGCCCGAAAGGTCGCTGAACGCGGAGAGGTACCTTCGTTCCTCGGCGGAAATGAGCGAGTTGTTCGCCGACCGGGTGGACCTACTCGAAAACACTCTTCGGGTCGTCGAGCGATGCGATTCGGAGGTGTTGCCGAGCAGGACCCGCCTGCCTTCGAGGTTCCCTGACCCCCCTCAGGCCCTCCGCGAAGTCGCCTATGCCGGCGCTGCCCTGCGAAGAAAGCGGTTGACGTCGGGATTTCAGCGAAGGCTCGACCACGAGCTCGATCGAATCTGCCAGTTGAACTTCGCCGACCACTTCCTGACGATTTGGGATGCGTGCAGGTGGGCGAGCGACCACAACATCCTCTTCAGCGGACGCGGCTCGGTCGTCGATTCCGTGACGGCCTTCGTTTTGGGGCTTTCGAGGATCGACGCCTACGAACACAATCTCCATTTCGACCGGTTCCTTCCCGAAGACGGCAGCAAGAGGCCCGATATCGATATCGACTTCGAAGCTTCTCAACGCGATGCGGTGCGGGCTTACCTGACCCGAACCTATGGCGCGGACAGGGTCGCCGGGATTTCTGCGATCGGCGCTTATTGCACGCGCGGAATCGTGCGGGACGTGGGCAAGGCCCTCGGTCTCCCGCAAGAGATGATCGGGTTCTTGGCCAAGAGGATTCATGGGGGCATCTCGCCCCACCACCTGGAGGCCGCGCTCGAAAAGCGACCCGAACTGGCGGGCTCGGCGATTCCCAAGGAGCGCTTCCGGTGGGTGCTCGATCTCGCGGAGAGGTTGATGGATGTCCCTCGCAACATCCGGGCGCATTCGTCCGGGCTCGTGATTTCGAGTTCCCCTCTTGCGGAGACGGTCCCGGTCATGGAGTCGGCGTCCCCCTTCGTGCGGGAAAGAATCCCCTCGTTCGAGCGGGAAGGGGCCGGGCTTCCGGACGAGTTCCCGCTCCCGACGCCTTCCAAACTCTTCGAAGGGGAAGAGGCCGGTTTTCGGATCATTCAATGGGACAAGAGGAGCGCAAAGTACTTCTTCGATAAGTTCGACATCCTTTGCCTTCGGGGGCAAGACGTTCTTTCAGGCACTCAGGAGCGAATTCGGGTTTCCGATTCCGAGTTCAACGTCGAGTCGATCGCCCTCGACGACTCTGAAACCTACCGGGCGATGAGGTCGGGGGAGTTGATCGGCATCCCTCAGTCCGCTTCCCCCGCGATGAGGCAGGCTCATGTCCGGCTGCGCACGGATAACCTGCACGATGCGAGCCTTGTGCAGGCGGGCATCCGGCCTGGAGTGGGCGGCGCGGTCAAGATCAACGAACTCATCGCTCGGCGAAGGGGGAAACCCTACACCTTCTCGCACCCCGAGTTCGAGAGGATATTGGGGCTCACCTACGGGATCATCGTGTTTCAGGAGCAGGTCGATCAACTCTTGCAGACCTTTTGCGGGTTCACCTCCGGCGAGGCTGAGGAGATGCGGGAGTCGATCCACAAGCGCAGGCGCGAGGATTACGGCGCTCAGATCAAAGAACAGATACTGAAGAGAATCCAGGAACAGGGCTTTTCAGAAGGGGTCGCGGAGCAGGTGTATGAGTACGTCGCGGGCTTCAAGGGGTACGGCTTCGCGCAAGGGCATGCGCTCGCTTTCGCGGAGATTTCGATCCGCTCGATCTACTGCCAGCAGAACTATCCAGCCGAGTACTTCGCTGCGCTTCTTACGGCCCAGCCCGCAGGCTATTACGGCCCGCATACCCTCGTCAATGAAGCTCGCGCGCGGGGCGTGGCGATCTTGTCGCCCTGCGTCCAGAGGAGTTGCGAGACCTTTTCCGTCGAGGATTTTCGATCCCGCACCGACCCCCAACTTCTGGTTCCCCGTAGCGCGATTCGAGTCGGGCTGATGCAGATCAAGGGCCTCTCGAAAGACACATGCAGGAGAATCCTCGATGCCAAACCTTGGGGCGATGACCTTGCGACTTCTCCCGCAGAAGCCGTCCGAAACGCCGCGAATTTTTCGTCCGGTGAGCCCCAGCTAGGCGCTGGTGAACTGGCGTGCAGTGCGAGCGACCCCGCGCCCCAGACCGTTGCCCGAAGAGTCAGCGGGGGGCAGGCAGCGTCCTCCTTCTTCGAGTTCGTTGCGAGGACGCGGCCCGAACGAGACGAACTCGAAGCTCTCCTGCTTTGCGGCGCGTTGGACGCCCTTCACCCCAATCGGCGGGCGATGCTTTGGGCGATCCCGCGCGCGCTCGACTTCGCCCATGCCAGAAAGGAGCACGGAGGGCTCGACCTCGGCGTCCCGGAACCCGAAATTCCCGACGGGATCGCGGACTTCAACGCGGCTGAGAAGGCTCTCCACGAACGCGCCCTTCTCGATCTCGACGTCGAGAGCCACCTGCTGTCCTTCGAGCGAGAGAGAATCCGAGAGAGAGGGGGGCTTACGGCCGCGGACGCGCGAAGGCTCCCTCAAGGGGTGAAGGCTTTCGTCGTCGGGAACCCGATCCGCCTTCGATTTCCTCCGACTCCAAGCGGCAAGTGCGTCGTGTTTTTTGACCTGGAAGACGAGACCGGGCTACTGAACGTGACGTGCTTCGACGCGGTGTACCGGAAATATGGGCACGCGATCGTCTGTTCGCCTTATGTGACGGTGGTCGGCCGAGCCCAAGACCGAGATGGGCATACGGCGTTTCTTGCGGAGCGGGTGTTTGCTTATGCCCCGCGACTCGTCGAACTGGCCAGCAACGCGGCCTCGCTCCCCCACAAGACCGCCGACTTCCTCGTCGGGTAG
- a CDS encoding death-on-curing family protein: MCGPRYLTVQDMIWLNLQVTRTPLSFDALALEAATHAQYSYGSNNDILKQAGQLLFAFDRKHPFQRGNEATGFVATVTFLAVNGMFLEIEDEGGVSWYRKAVASASSAEESIRNATHEFESKHEGEIVQVARGVMNRYAETTRALVESSNALTA, from the coding sequence ATGTGCGGCCCTCGATATCTTACGGTTCAAGACATGATCTGGCTCAACCTCCAGGTCACGCGCACGCCGCTGTCGTTCGACGCGTTGGCGCTAGAGGCCGCGACTCATGCTCAGTACTCCTACGGCTCGAACAACGACATCTTGAAGCAAGCCGGGCAACTTCTGTTCGCTTTCGACCGTAAGCACCCGTTTCAACGGGGCAATGAAGCGACCGGCTTCGTCGCTACCGTAACGTTCCTCGCCGTGAATGGGATGTTCCTCGAAATCGAGGACGAAGGGGGCGTTTCCTGGTATCGCAAGGCCGTTGCGAGCGCATCGTCGGCGGAAGAGTCCATTCGAAACGCGACCCATGAGTTCGAATCGAAGCATGAGGGCGAGATCGTGCAGGTTGCGCGCGGCGTTATGAACCGGTACGCCGAAACGACGCGAGCCCTCGTGGAGTCCTCCAACGCGCTGACCGCGTAA
- a CDS encoding anthranilate synthase, component I, translating to MPSALREIERLTHRGACAVGFLSYEAGPAFDPSIESHSPLSGLPLLWFAIYDQLAESESPASFAPLPAVLWREGIERSAYLESLRRIKDYLHDGDAYQVNFTFQLASELAFDPFLLFQAANSPAALRYAAFLQTPRFAVTSLSPELFLSISGDEVVSKPMKGTARRGLTYAQDVQQMRALARSEKDRAENRMIVDMVRNDLGRVARTGTVRVDPIFEVERHPTVLQMTSTVRAETDASLERILAATFPPASVTGAPKVRATQLIRELEGAPRGVYCGAIGCVLPGRSAQFSVAIRTALTDFDSGLTTYSVGSGIISDSDPELEFDECRMKALIAESALPPFDLFETLLWGRPPASVPDAADEEIGYWLLDAHLLRLSQSAEYWTFPFDPSAARRKLLESALGWDVSPRRVRLILDSRGGINIEAEALVPWPERPLRVALDATPIDPGQAFHYHKTTIREEWQEALARHPDADDVLRVNVRGEVTETSRANIAYRFEGDWYTPPVECGLLEGVFRAELIRAGKLSTRILTLGDLGRVEEWAAMNSVRGWKKAVLTTE from the coding sequence GTGCCCTCTGCCCTGCGAGAGATCGAGCGGCTCACCCATCGAGGCGCGTGCGCCGTAGGTTTCCTCTCGTACGAAGCAGGTCCGGCGTTCGATCCCTCGATCGAATCGCACTCCCCCCTTTCCGGGCTTCCGCTCTTGTGGTTCGCCATCTACGACCAATTGGCTGAGTCTGAGTCTCCCGCCAGCTTCGCGCCGCTTCCGGCCGTTTTGTGGCGAGAGGGCATCGAAAGGTCCGCGTACCTCGAGTCTCTCCGGCGGATCAAGGACTACCTGCACGACGGCGATGCGTATCAGGTCAATTTTACGTTTCAGCTTGCGAGCGAACTCGCCTTCGACCCGTTTCTGCTCTTTCAGGCCGCGAACTCGCCTGCCGCCCTCCGATACGCTGCGTTCCTTCAGACTCCCAGGTTCGCCGTGACGAGCCTATCGCCCGAGCTCTTCCTCTCGATTTCGGGCGATGAGGTGGTCTCCAAGCCGATGAAAGGAACCGCGAGGCGAGGGTTGACCTATGCGCAGGACGTGCAGCAGATGAGGGCGTTGGCACGCTCCGAAAAGGACCGGGCCGAGAACCGCATGATCGTCGATATGGTGAGGAACGACCTGGGGCGAGTAGCCCGCACGGGCACGGTTCGCGTCGATCCGATTTTTGAGGTCGAGCGTCATCCCACCGTGTTGCAGATGACCTCGACGGTCCGGGCAGAGACCGACGCCAGCCTGGAGAGGATTCTCGCCGCGACATTTCCGCCCGCATCGGTTACCGGCGCGCCGAAGGTCCGGGCCACGCAGCTGATTCGGGAGTTGGAAGGCGCCCCTCGGGGAGTCTATTGCGGCGCGATTGGCTGCGTGCTTCCGGGGAGGAGTGCGCAGTTCAGCGTCGCCATCCGGACGGCCCTTACCGACTTCGATTCGGGGCTCACGACCTATTCCGTGGGGTCGGGCATCATCTCGGACTCCGACCCCGAACTTGAGTTCGACGAGTGCCGGATGAAGGCTCTCATTGCGGAGTCTGCGCTGCCCCCGTTCGACCTCTTCGAGACACTTTTGTGGGGCAGGCCACCGGCTTCGGTTCCCGACGCCGCCGACGAGGAGATCGGCTACTGGCTTCTCGACGCCCACCTTTTGCGGCTGAGCCAATCCGCCGAGTATTGGACGTTTCCCTTCGACCCGAGCGCGGCGCGACGAAAGCTCCTGGAGTCGGCGCTCGGATGGGACGTTTCGCCCCGGAGAGTTCGGCTGATCCTCGACTCGCGAGGAGGAATCAACATCGAGGCCGAAGCCCTCGTCCCTTGGCCCGAGAGGCCACTTCGCGTTGCCCTTGACGCAACGCCGATCGACCCTGGGCAGGCCTTCCACTACCACAAGACCACGATTCGAGAAGAGTGGCAAGAAGCGCTCGCCCGCCACCCCGACGCGGATGATGTCCTCCGGGTCAACGTGCGCGGCGAAGTTACGGAGACGTCACGCGCCAACATCGCCTACCGTTTCGAGGGTGATTGGTACACGCCTCCGGTCGAGTGCGGCCTCTTGGAGGGCGTTTTTCGGGCGGAGTTGATCCGGGCGGGCAAGCTCTCCACGCGGATTCTGACCCTCGGCGACCTGGGACGGGTCGAAGAGTGGGCCGCCATGAACTCCGTGCGCGGGTGGAAGAAAGCGGTCTTGACGACCGAGTAG